A genome region from Triticum aestivum cultivar Chinese Spring chromosome 2B, IWGSC CS RefSeq v2.1, whole genome shotgun sequence includes the following:
- the LOC123040132 gene encoding xylanase inhibitor protein 1-like produces the protein MAFRRPSCVILGALLAVSFLAATAAAGDHGLTVFWGRNKDEGSLGEACDTGIYNTVIISFYSVFGHGKYWGDLSGHPLYGIGADIKHCRGKGIVVLLSIGGGGTQYSLPSSQSAADVADNLWNAHLGGGRRGVFRPFGDAVVDGIDFFIDQGAPDHYDELARRLSGYNRYYRGAPGVRLTATARCVYPDWHVQRALDTGLFERIHVRFYGEDRCSYNHVYKDGVMAQWSKWTARYPRSKVYIGLPAANVPGRNDKVGLPSMNYDLMPSVKQAANYGGVMLWDRYYDKQTGYGRDLYNGGIN, from the coding sequence ATGGCGTTCCGACGCCCTTCATGTGTAATACTAGGAGCTCTTCTCGCCGTCTCCTTCCTCGCCGCCACGGCAGCCGCCGGTGACCACGGCCTGACGGTCTTCTGGGGCCGGAACAAGGACGAGGGCTCCCTCGGGGAGGCCTGCGACACCGGCATCTACAACACCGTCATCATCTCCTTCTACAGCGTCTTCGGCCACGGCAAGTACTGGGGCGACCTCTCCGGCCACCCGCTCTACGGCATCGGCGCCGACATCAAACACTGCCGGGGCAAGGGCATCGTCGTCCTCCTCTccatcggcggcggcggcacccAGTACTCCCTGCCGTCATCACAGTCCGCGGCCGACGTCGCCGACAACCTGTGGAACGCGCACCTCGGGGGCGGCCGCCGCGGCGTGTTCCGCCCGTTTGGCGACGCCGTGGTCGACGGCATCGACTTCTTCATCGACCAGGGCGCGCCGGACCACTACGACGAGCTGGCCAGGCGCCTGTCCGGATACAACCGGTACTACCGCGGCGCGCCCGGGGTGCGGCTGACGGCGACGGCGCGGTGCGTTTACCCGGACTGGCACGTCCAGAGGGCGCTGGACACGGGGCTGTTCGAACGGATCCACGTCAGGTTCTACGGCGAGGACCGGTGCTCGTACAACCACGTGTACAAAGACGGGGTGATGGCGCAGTGGAGCAAGTGGACGGCGAGGTACCCCCGGAGCAAGGTGTACATCGGGCTGCCGGCGGCGAACGTGCCGGGGAGGAACGACAAGGTCGGCCTGCCGTCGATGAACTACGACCTAATGCCCAGCGTGAAGCAGGCGGCAAACTACGGCGGGGTCATGCTCTGGGACAGGTACTACGACAAGCAGACCGGATACGGCCGCGACCTCTACAACGGCGGCATCAACTAA